The genomic stretch CATGCCCGCCCCCGGGCCTCCGCCAGCGCGCCCTTGTCGAGGTGCAGCGTCGCGTGCGCCCGCTCCGCCGCCTGCGGGTCGTGGGTGACCATCAGGATCGTCTTGCCGTAGTCGCGCGAGAGCCGCTCCAGCAGGTCGAGAATCTCCCCGGCCGACTTGCGGTCGAGGTCGCCGGTCGGCTCGTCGCAGAGGAGGAACGTGGGGTCGGCGACGATCGCCCGCGCGATCGCCACGCGCTGCTCCTGTCCGCCCGAGAGCTGCCGCGGGAAGTGTCGCGCGCGGTCGGAGAGGCCGACGATCTCCAGCGCAGCCTCGACGTGCCGCCGCCGCTCGGCCGCGGAAAGACGCGTCAGCAACAGCGGCAGCTCGACGTTGCGGTAGGCGTCGAGGACCGGCATCAGGTTGTACATCTGGAAGACGAAGCCGACGTGCCGCGCGCGCCAGCGGGTCAG from bacterium encodes the following:
- a CDS encoding ABC transporter ATP-binding protein gives rise to the protein MVRVDGPERSESLVRVRNLDKIYRRGGETIHVLQGLNLDVDAGDFVAFMGPSGSGKTTLLNLLGGLDVPTSGAVTVAGDEITHLSRAKLTRWRARHVGFVFQMYNLMPVLDAYRNVELPLLLTRLSAAERRRHVEAALEIVGLSDRARHFPRQLSGGQEQRVAIARAIVADPTFLLCDEPTGDLDRKSAGEILDLLERLSRDYGKTILMVTHDPQAAERAHATLHLDKGALAEARGRA